One window of Bos indicus isolate NIAB-ARS_2022 breed Sahiwal x Tharparkar chromosome 20, NIAB-ARS_B.indTharparkar_mat_pri_1.0, whole genome shotgun sequence genomic DNA carries:
- the NDUFS6 gene encoding NADH dehydrogenase [ubiquinone] iron-sulfur protein 6, mitochondrial, which produces MAAVLTFLRFLGRGGAVTRGLPGGARCFGVRTSPTGEKVTHTGQVYDDGDYRKVRFVGRQKEVNENFAIDLIAEQPVSQVGSRVISCDGGGGALGHPRVYINLDKETKTGTCGYCGLQFRQQHH; this is translated from the exons ATGGCGGCGGTCCTGACCTTCCTCAGGTTCCTGGGCCGGGGCGGCGCGGTGACGCGCGGCCTGCCCGGGGGCGCCAGGTGCTTTGGGGTGCGGACCTCGCCGACCGGGGAGAAGGTCACGCACACCGGCCAG GTTTATGACGATGGAGACTACAGGAAAGTTCGATTTGTAGGTCGTCAGAAAGAG GTGAACGAGAACTTTGCCATCGATCTGATAGCGGAGCAGCCCGTGAGCCAAGTTGGGAGTCGGGTGATATCGTGCGACGGCGGCGGGGGGGCCCTGGGCCACCCCCGAGTGTACATAAACCTG GACAAGGAAACGAAGACGGGGACGTGCGGCTACTGCGGCCTGCAGTTCCGGCAGCAGCACCACTAG
- the MRPL36 gene encoding large ribosomal subunit protein bL36m, translating into MATALLRRVASAVGPLLRLGGRPLSALAQGPPRAGPATHTPPGLVAALLAARPALGLQPALGFKTKGVLKKRCKGCYLVKRRGRWFIYCKTNPKHKQRQM; encoded by the coding sequence ATGGCCACCGCCCTCCTAAGGAGAGTGGCCTCCGCCGTGGGCCCGCTGCTGCGGCTGGGGGGCCGCCCGCTTTCTGCGCTCGCGCAGGGCCCCCCGCGCGCCGGCCCTGCCACTCACACGCCCCCCGGCCTGGTTGCCGCGCTCCTCGCCGCGCGCCCGGCGCTCGGCCTGCAGCCCGCCCTGGGCTTCAAGACCAAGGGCGTCCTCAAGAAGCGCTGCAAGGGCTGCTACCTGGTGAAGAGGCGCGGGCGCTGGTTCATCTACTGCAAGACCAACCCAAAGCACAAGCAGAGACAGATGTAG